One genomic segment of Streptomyces niveus includes these proteins:
- a CDS encoding FAD:protein FMN transferase, with amino-acid sequence MNDVEPATAKASGQAAPFGPEPRTDRFVFEAIGTDWQIDTDKPMSDGLRTHVLDRIRQFDATYSRFRADSTVTRIAAARDGGRFEFPEDSLRLFDLYDRLYTATEGAVDPLVGRQLELLGYDPAYSLTPAPDEVRAAERSRGHASWAADVVRDGTTLVTQRPLVIDVGAAGKGYLVDLLAAILREAGHTRFVVDGSGDLLHAGERTVRIGLEHPFDPRQVIGVSRLRNQALCASGVTRRAWGDGLHHMLDARTGVPVEGVVATWVVADETALADGLATALFFTAAQRLAETFRFAYVRMHADGRVDRSSDFTGELFT; translated from the coding sequence GTGAACGATGTCGAACCAGCCACGGCAAAGGCCTCGGGCCAGGCCGCCCCGTTCGGGCCGGAGCCGCGAACCGACCGGTTCGTCTTCGAAGCCATCGGCACGGATTGGCAGATCGACACGGACAAGCCGATGAGCGACGGCCTGCGCACCCATGTCCTCGACAGAATCCGGCAGTTCGACGCCACGTACTCCCGCTTCCGTGCGGACTCAACGGTGACCCGGATCGCCGCCGCTCGTGACGGGGGCCGATTCGAGTTCCCCGAGGACTCGCTCAGGCTGTTCGACCTCTACGACCGTCTGTACACGGCCACCGAGGGTGCCGTGGACCCCCTCGTCGGCCGGCAGCTGGAGCTCCTCGGCTACGACCCGGCGTACTCCCTCACGCCCGCGCCCGACGAGGTGCGGGCGGCCGAGCGCTCCCGGGGCCACGCGTCCTGGGCCGCTGACGTCGTCCGGGACGGAACGACACTTGTCACACAGCGACCACTGGTGATCGACGTAGGAGCGGCCGGAAAGGGCTACCTGGTCGACCTCCTCGCGGCGATCCTCCGCGAGGCCGGACACACCCGGTTCGTCGTCGACGGGAGCGGCGACCTGCTCCACGCCGGCGAGCGGACCGTCCGGATCGGACTGGAGCACCCTTTCGATCCAAGGCAGGTGATCGGAGTGAGCCGGCTGAGAAACCAGGCGTTGTGCGCTTCCGGGGTCACCCGGCGTGCGTGGGGCGACGGTCTGCACCACATGCTCGACGCGAGAACAGGTGTCCCGGTCGAAGGGGTGGTCGCCACCTGGGTCGTCGCCGACGAGACCGCACTCGCCGACGGCCTGGCGACAGCGCTGTTCTTCACCGCCGCGCAGCGGCTCGCGGAGACCTTCCGGTTCGCGTACGTGCGGATGCACGCCGACGGACGCGTCGACCGATCGTCGGATTTCACCGGAGAACTCTTCACCTGA
- a CDS encoding flavodoxin, with protein sequence MTGTTRRTFLSLAGAALAGAGAAGCSMIEGDDKSTGSGPAKIDRPLNKTRTLVTYFSVPETDDPNNMTEDEENSTHVVGGKVLGNTQHVAQIIEKRTGAEVFRIETAEGLPLDHGTLEDLALEQQEANERPKLKASIPNLEEYDTVFVGYPIWWYDLPMPVYTFLEQHDFTGKNIILFSTHGGNRLGETVGVITDKLPESTVISNAFTISRDDMENAEAEVSDWLDSLG encoded by the coding sequence ATGACCGGAACGACACGCCGCACATTCCTTTCTCTGGCAGGCGCAGCTTTGGCGGGGGCCGGTGCCGCAGGGTGCTCGATGATAGAGGGAGACGACAAGTCCACCGGTTCGGGACCCGCGAAGATCGACCGCCCCCTGAACAAAACACGCACGTTGGTCACATATTTTTCGGTGCCGGAGACCGACGATCCGAACAACATGACAGAGGACGAGGAGAACAGCACACACGTCGTCGGCGGGAAGGTCCTAGGAAACACCCAGCATGTCGCACAGATCATTGAGAAGCGCACCGGCGCAGAGGTCTTCCGCATAGAGACGGCAGAAGGCCTTCCTCTTGACCACGGAACGCTCGAAGACCTCGCACTCGAACAACAGGAGGCAAATGAGAGGCCGAAACTCAAAGCCTCGATCCCGAACCTCGAAGAATACGACACCGTTTTTGTCGGCTATCCGATCTGGTGGTACGACCTGCCGATGCCGGTGTACACATTCCTCGAGCAGCATGACTTCACCGGAAAGAACATCATCCTGTTCAGCACCCACGGCGGGAATCGTCTCGGCGAAACCGTGGGAGTCATCACCGATAAGCTTCCCGAATCCACTGTGATCAGTAATGCGTTCACGATCTCGCGAGACGACATGGAAAATGCCGAGGCGGAGGTGAGCGACTGGCTCGACAGCCTCGGCTAG
- a CDS encoding aldo/keto reductase, producing the protein MHEQDSTPNGNPTDRGRRGFLGAAALAATSLMAVTGAAAAPAHAAQPAMGSGARTRDRNQVTAAITQTGHRRLGRLNVSSIGLGTQTMPGNLYGPVTSRKDMVALIRTAVDQGVTFFDTAEAYGPFESERIVGDSLRPVRDDVVIATKFGWDIDPDTGARNGLNSRPEHIRRAVDGMLKRLRTDHIDLLYQHRVDPTVPIEDVADTVRDLMAQGKVLHWGLSEPGLQTVRRAHAIQPLTAIQNEYSTLWRGPEENVLPLCEELGIGFVCWAPLGMGFATGTMSPYFQFAQDDRRTAFPRNSRDNLAANMPLVQLLQDWAVRKGATPAQIDLAWLLAQKPWIVPIPSTTRLSHLLENIGAEEVKFSRDELAELNDAVARITIQGDRLPPEALAMTGVEAPTR; encoded by the coding sequence ATGCACGAACAGGACAGCACGCCGAACGGCAACCCGACCGACCGCGGCCGTCGCGGCTTCCTCGGCGCGGCCGCGCTCGCGGCGACCTCGCTGATGGCTGTGACGGGGGCCGCGGCGGCACCGGCGCACGCGGCACAGCCCGCCATGGGCAGCGGGGCCCGCACCCGCGACCGTAACCAGGTGACCGCGGCCATCACGCAGACCGGTCACCGCAGGCTCGGACGGTTGAACGTCTCCAGCATCGGCCTCGGCACCCAGACCATGCCTGGCAATCTCTACGGCCCCGTCACCAGCCGCAAGGACATGGTCGCCCTCATCCGGACAGCCGTCGACCAGGGCGTGACGTTCTTCGACACGGCCGAGGCGTACGGGCCGTTCGAGTCGGAACGGATCGTCGGCGATTCTCTTCGCCCCGTCCGCGACGACGTGGTGATCGCGACGAAGTTCGGCTGGGACATCGACCCGGACACCGGAGCACGAAACGGCCTCAACAGCCGCCCGGAGCACATCCGCCGAGCCGTCGACGGCATGCTGAAGCGCCTGCGGACGGACCACATCGACCTGCTGTACCAGCACCGCGTCGACCCCACGGTCCCGATCGAGGATGTAGCGGACACGGTGAGGGACCTCATGGCGCAGGGCAAGGTCCTGCACTGGGGCCTCTCCGAGCCGGGCCTGCAGACCGTCCGCCGGGCCCATGCGATCCAGCCGCTCACCGCGATCCAGAACGAGTACTCCACGCTCTGGCGCGGACCGGAGGAGAACGTCCTGCCGCTCTGCGAGGAGCTCGGCATCGGCTTCGTGTGCTGGGCACCTCTGGGCATGGGCTTCGCGACCGGCACGATGAGTCCGTACTTCCAGTTCGCGCAGGACGACCGCCGGACCGCCTTCCCCCGCAATAGCCGGGACAACCTGGCCGCCAACATGCCACTGGTGCAACTGCTGCAGGACTGGGCCGTACGCAAAGGCGCCACCCCCGCCCAGATCGACCTCGCCTGGCTGCTGGCCCAGAAGCCGTGGATCGTACCCATTCCCAGCACCACCAGGCTGTCCCACCTCCTGGAGAACATCGGCGCCGAAGAAGTCAAGTTCAGCCGCGACGAACTCGCGGAGCTGAACGACGCCGTCGCCCGCATCACCATCCAAGGCGACCGCCTTCCGCCGGAGGCCCTCGCCATGACGGGTGTCGAAGCACCGACCCGCTGA
- a CDS encoding N-acyl homoserine lactonase family protein, which translates to MALSITALSVGRAFGLHMPCLTYMRGWGESADIPLIIFVVEGGDAPIVVDTGADVSRAWDAHGLRMEQTADERPDVALRSLGIEPDEVRIVVNTHMHWDHSANNHLFPNARVLVQQRELDFARNPVSWNRRLFDIVPGLSPAWQQAEAQLSPVEGDNELAPGVDLVALPGHTPGSQGVLVETAGGRYLIAGDCVYLYDNWHSDDDADHIPPGYFTDLIAHENSLHKIESLACEVIPSHDSRVVERKIFK; encoded by the coding sequence GTGGCACTGTCCATCACAGCGCTGTCGGTCGGACGTGCTTTCGGTCTGCACATGCCGTGCCTCACCTACATGCGAGGGTGGGGAGAATCCGCCGACATCCCGCTCATCATCTTCGTCGTTGAAGGGGGCGACGCGCCGATTGTCGTCGACACCGGTGCGGATGTCTCACGCGCCTGGGACGCCCACGGTCTCCGTATGGAGCAGACCGCCGACGAGCGGCCTGACGTCGCGCTACGGTCGTTGGGCATTGAGCCGGACGAAGTGCGGATCGTCGTGAACACTCATATGCACTGGGACCACAGTGCCAACAATCACCTGTTCCCCAACGCCCGAGTCCTCGTTCAGCAGCGCGAGCTGGACTTTGCCCGGAATCCGGTCAGCTGGAACCGGCGTCTCTTCGACATCGTCCCCGGTCTGAGTCCCGCGTGGCAGCAGGCCGAGGCGCAGCTGTCTCCGGTCGAAGGCGACAACGAGCTGGCTCCCGGAGTCGATCTCGTCGCTCTGCCCGGTCACACACCAGGGTCTCAGGGGGTACTCGTCGAGACTGCGGGAGGCCGCTATCTCATCGCCGGTGACTGCGTCTACCTCTACGACAACTGGCACAGCGATGACGACGCCGACCACATCCCTCCGGGCTATTTCACCGATCTCATCGCCCACGAAAACAGCCTTCACAAGATCGAGTCACTCGCCTGCGAGGTGATTCCGAGCCACGACTCACGCGTCGTGGAGCGGAAGATCTTCAAGTGA
- a CDS encoding metallophosphoesterase produces MVVIFMFVSAVVLALFGALHWYVWRRLVRDTTLKGSPLRRAGSVLFVAGPLLSMAAMTAEGDAVPFLLQRILAWPGYLWMALFVYLLLAVSAGEAVRPVLRRRLARRDAGTGPRQPVLPPVQSTEARAGDSGAEELVSAGEPPTATAHRGDSDAERGTTGPVTVLDPPQTPEPASPAGTDLTGPSRRLFVSRVVGGAAAAVAVGTVGHGMYGVLRGPKVKRVTVPLAKLPRSAHGFRIAVVSDIHVGPILGRGFAQRVVDTINSTQPDLIAVVGDLVDGSVENLTSAVEPLAGLRARHGAYFVTGNHEYISGAEPWIEKVRDLGLRPLENARTELPSFDLAGVNDVRGEEEGQGPDFGKALGDRDRSRTAVLLAHQPVVIDDAVRHGVDLQLSGHTHGGQLWPGKYLAELANPTVAGLERYGETQLYVSRGAGVWGPPVRVGAPSDITVVELASMQA; encoded by the coding sequence GTGGTCGTCATATTCATGTTCGTCAGTGCCGTCGTACTGGCGCTGTTCGGCGCACTCCACTGGTACGTGTGGCGTCGTCTCGTACGGGACACAACCCTCAAGGGCTCGCCGCTCCGGCGGGCAGGAAGTGTCCTCTTTGTCGCCGGGCCGCTGCTGTCGATGGCGGCCATGACAGCGGAGGGCGACGCTGTCCCCTTCCTGCTGCAGCGGATCCTGGCCTGGCCCGGGTACCTGTGGATGGCACTGTTCGTGTACCTGCTGCTCGCGGTGTCGGCGGGTGAGGCCGTCCGGCCCGTGCTCCGGCGTCGGCTCGCGCGTCGGGACGCCGGGACAGGCCCGCGGCAGCCGGTTCTGCCGCCGGTACAGTCCACGGAGGCGCGAGCAGGTGATTCCGGCGCGGAGGAACTCGTTTCGGCCGGCGAGCCGCCGACGGCAACGGCTCATCGCGGCGATTCCGACGCCGAACGAGGCACCACCGGGCCCGTTACGGTACTGGACCCGCCGCAGACACCGGAGCCAGCTTCACCGGCAGGCACCGACCTCACCGGCCCGTCGCGCCGCCTCTTCGTCTCCCGCGTCGTGGGCGGCGCCGCGGCGGCCGTCGCCGTCGGTACCGTCGGCCACGGTATGTACGGTGTTCTGCGCGGGCCGAAGGTAAAACGCGTCACGGTTCCGTTGGCCAAACTCCCCCGCAGCGCACACGGGTTCCGTATCGCCGTCGTCAGCGACATCCATGTCGGTCCCATCCTGGGCCGCGGCTTCGCCCAGCGGGTCGTGGACACCATCAATTCCACCCAGCCCGACCTGATCGCGGTCGTCGGCGACCTGGTGGACGGCAGCGTCGAGAACCTCACCTCGGCCGTCGAGCCACTCGCCGGACTCCGGGCACGCCACGGCGCGTACTTCGTCACCGGCAACCACGAGTACATCTCCGGCGCGGAGCCGTGGATCGAGAAGGTACGGGACCTGGGGCTGCGCCCACTGGAGAACGCCCGCACGGAACTGCCGAGCTTCGACCTGGCGGGCGTCAACGACGTTCGGGGCGAAGAAGAGGGCCAGGGCCCCGACTTCGGCAAGGCGCTGGGCGACCGGGACCGTTCCCGCACCGCCGTCCTCCTCGCCCACCAACCGGTCGTCATCGACGACGCCGTACGCCACGGCGTCGACCTCCAGCTCTCCGGCCACACCCACGGCGGTCAGCTCTGGCCCGGCAAATACCTCGCGGAACTGGCCAACCCCACCGTCGCCGGGCTGGAACGCTACGGCGAGACACAGTTGTACGTGAGCCGCGGCGCCGGCGTCTGGGGCCCACCGGTGCGTGTGGGCGCGCCGTCCGACATCACCGTCGTCGAACTCGCGTCGATGCAAGCGTAG
- a CDS encoding HNH endonuclease family protein produces the protein MMRITARRGVLATGIAAVTTVATLLSTTPAQAALPTPIAASTARSYLSSLLVTTEHSRTGYNRDLFRHWITISGTCDTRETILKRDGTGVVTNSSCSATSGSWYSPYDGATWSAASDVDIDHLVPLAEAWDSGAYNWSASKREQFANDRTRPQLLAVTDNVNQSKSDQDPGTWWPSRTAYKCTYARAWVQVKHYYGLSVDSTEKTALSSVLNGC, from the coding sequence CTGATGCGTATCACCGCCCGCCGTGGCGTACTCGCCACCGGTATCGCCGCCGTCACCACGGTCGCGACGCTCCTGAGTACCACCCCTGCCCAGGCGGCGCTGCCCACGCCGATCGCCGCTTCGACGGCTCGCTCGTACCTGTCGTCCCTGTTGGTGACGACGGAGCACTCGCGCACCGGGTACAACCGTGATCTGTTCCGGCACTGGATCACCATCAGCGGCACGTGTGACACCAGAGAGACGATCCTCAAGCGCGACGGCACGGGCGTGGTGACGAACTCGTCCTGTTCTGCGACGTCAGGCAGCTGGTACTCGCCGTACGACGGCGCGACCTGGTCCGCCGCCTCCGACGTCGACATCGACCACCTCGTCCCGCTCGCCGAAGCCTGGGACTCCGGCGCCTACAACTGGTCCGCGTCGAAGCGCGAGCAGTTCGCCAACGACCGCACCCGCCCCCAGCTCCTGGCCGTCACCGACAACGTCAACCAGTCCAAGAGCGACCAGGACCCCGGCACCTGGTGGCCCTCGCGCACCGCCTACAAGTGCACCTACGCGCGGGCCTGGGTGCAGGTGAAGCACTACTACGGCCTCAGCGTCGACTCGACGGAGAAGACCGCACTGTCGTCCGTCCTCAACGGCTGCTGA
- a CDS encoding VOC family protein — protein sequence MSRPTQGTLHHVELWVADLDRALSSLGWLLEALGCALFQSWDGGRSWRLGPTYLVIEQSLALTAERHDRCRPGLNHLAFHVEDAATVEELTADAARHGRHLMFPERHPYAGGAQHCAASLENDDGFEVELVAVKPPERN from the coding sequence ATGAGCCGACCGACGCAGGGCACGCTGCATCACGTCGAGCTGTGGGTGGCGGACCTTGACCGCGCGCTCTCCTCGCTCGGCTGGCTCCTGGAGGCACTGGGTTGCGCCCTCTTCCAGAGCTGGGACGGCGGCCGCAGCTGGCGGCTCGGGCCGACCTACCTGGTCATCGAGCAGTCCCTGGCTCTCACCGCCGAACGGCACGACCGCTGCCGCCCAGGACTGAACCATCTGGCCTTTCACGTCGAAGACGCCGCCACCGTCGAGGAGTTGACTGCCGACGCCGCGCGGCACGGCCGGCACCTGATGTTCCCCGAGCGGCATCCATACGCCGGCGGCGCACAGCACTGCGCTGCCTCTCTGGAGAACGACGACGGCTTCGAGGTCGAACTCGTCGCGGTCAAGCCACCCGAACGAAACTGA
- a CDS encoding histidine phosphatase family protein — MPLYVVTHPEATHHVEGVVGGWHDSQLTPDGVRAAVSIAQALRSQIPDGTEVELFSSDLQRTLRTAAEVAEAFGVKPVMDHRLREKSYGEAEGRPQEWLNRRFVPPPAVGERMDHDEGMQGAETKAVWARRIYAAMDEILQNPCEHQIIVTHGGSLTCVVASWIKMPIESARYASFRAPSGSITTLREDDFFHNRQVVSLGDTHHLDSAKAGFPQPDPLRRPDARMGVGPSRRSHKT, encoded by the coding sequence ATGCCTCTTTACGTCGTCACCCATCCGGAGGCGACGCACCACGTTGAGGGAGTCGTCGGCGGATGGCATGACTCGCAACTGACGCCCGACGGCGTCCGTGCGGCGGTCTCCATCGCCCAGGCGCTGCGGTCCCAGATCCCGGACGGCACCGAGGTGGAACTGTTCTCCTCGGATCTGCAGCGCACCCTGCGGACCGCCGCTGAGGTGGCCGAAGCGTTCGGCGTGAAGCCGGTCATGGATCACAGGCTGCGGGAGAAGTCCTACGGCGAGGCCGAGGGAAGACCGCAGGAGTGGCTCAACCGGCGTTTCGTCCCACCGCCAGCTGTCGGGGAACGGATGGACCACGACGAGGGTATGCAGGGTGCGGAGACCAAGGCGGTGTGGGCGCGGCGCATCTACGCAGCCATGGACGAAATCCTTCAGAACCCCTGCGAGCACCAGATCATTGTGACGCACGGCGGCTCTCTGACGTGCGTCGTGGCGTCCTGGATCAAAATGCCGATCGAGTCAGCCCGCTATGCCAGCTTCCGGGCGCCCTCCGGCAGCATCACCACACTGCGCGAAGACGACTTCTTCCACAACCGCCAAGTCGTCAGCCTCGGTGACACCCACCATCTCGACTCCGCCAAAGCTGGCTTTCCTCAGCCTGACCCGCTCCGACGGCCCGACGCCCGTATGGGCGTCGGGCCGTCCAGGAGATCACACAAGACGTGA
- a CDS encoding DUF6207 family protein — protein sequence MDRIDATQIPEPGLFVLDVTAHDEATAHAVMAVLEQMWATSGITPVRREPGVPGVRARVHADIRRPGTPPKPLGSPYGAGV from the coding sequence ATGGACCGTATCGACGCGACGCAGATTCCCGAGCCCGGCCTGTTCGTTCTGGACGTCACCGCTCACGACGAGGCGACCGCGCACGCGGTGATGGCAGTACTGGAACAGATGTGGGCCACCTCCGGCATCACCCCCGTACGACGGGAGCCTGGGGTTCCGGGAGTCCGTGCCCGCGTGCATGCGGACATCCGGCGCCCCGGCACCCCACCCAAGCCCCTCGGCTCGCCTTACGGTGCGGGGGTGTAG
- a CDS encoding HNH endonuclease family protein — protein MIKNLMRGLALSAVLVPLLSATPAQADVLVLPDAVGKLSEAVESRNGYQRTSFRHWNVGLDPADGCHTRSEVLLAEALEPPQITGSCVLSGGRWFSYYDEQTVTDPAKLDIDHMVPLAEAWDSGASAWTAQRREAYANDQGAEGSLVAVTARTNRQKADKDVTDWLPPATGQQCRYVGEWVATKLRWNLSVDKRELEALKVFADGPCENTAVVYTPAP, from the coding sequence GTGATCAAGAATCTGATGCGCGGTCTCGCGCTCTCCGCTGTCCTCGTTCCCCTTCTTTCCGCCACGCCGGCCCAGGCCGATGTCCTGGTGCTTCCGGATGCTGTGGGGAAGTTGTCCGAGGCGGTGGAGAGCCGGAACGGCTATCAGCGCACGTCCTTCCGGCACTGGAACGTGGGCCTGGATCCGGCCGACGGGTGCCACACGCGCAGTGAGGTTCTCCTCGCGGAGGCGCTGGAGCCCCCGCAGATCACTGGTAGTTGCGTCTTGTCCGGTGGGCGGTGGTTCTCGTACTACGACGAGCAGACGGTCACCGATCCCGCGAAGCTGGACATCGACCACATGGTGCCGCTCGCGGAGGCGTGGGACTCCGGAGCCTCTGCGTGGACCGCTCAGCGCCGTGAGGCGTACGCCAACGACCAGGGCGCGGAGGGCTCGCTGGTCGCGGTGACCGCGCGTACCAACAGGCAGAAGGCGGACAAGGACGTGACCGACTGGCTGCCGCCGGCCACCGGACAGCAGTGCCGCTACGTGGGGGAGTGGGTCGCCACTAAGCTCCGCTGGAACCTGAGCGTCGACAAGCGCGAACTTGAAGCGCTGAAGGTCTTCGCGGACGGGCCGTGCGAGAACACCGCGGTCGTCTACACCCCCGCACCGTAA
- a CDS encoding FAD-binding oxidoreductase, producing the protein MLHKLLFWGFAVVFPLPLVFTYDFVATVPPSLKFYIFLGLIAYAWWLLSIALSVRPSWLDRFVGLPSIYGLHGMLGVLAIALAYVHSDYSYSPSQLARDLGDWAFYGALGVLCYSVFFLSGWLVDRSKLLLRAKGLLETVFRHRFTVWIHRINLVVVGMIWLHAHLLVRVNQYFAFMTLFDLYTVTVLAIYTWKKWIAPDTFLRGSIMINDALGESTRRVCVDLDSKAATLRPGDFFFLSFEGSPSVSGEWHPFSVTDDNQKTLTFTIRQHGDFTRRLDRVEVGTRVRLEGPFGRFESIVQNRDREAPLVLIGMGAGVSALLSLAAAHHTSREIHLLWAVRSPEDAYFRDVLKEYEAATGSRLRATVNVGRFRREDLVGILPAEVIAKGAFFIVGPNLAVLANQRMLRRIGVSARRIHQERLTM; encoded by the coding sequence ATGCTACATAAGCTGCTGTTCTGGGGCTTCGCGGTCGTCTTTCCGCTCCCGCTGGTATTCACGTATGACTTCGTGGCCACGGTGCCTCCATCCCTGAAGTTCTACATCTTCCTCGGTCTGATCGCGTACGCGTGGTGGCTGTTGTCCATCGCGCTCAGCGTGCGGCCGTCGTGGCTGGACCGCTTCGTGGGCCTGCCGTCCATCTACGGCCTGCATGGAATGCTCGGCGTCCTGGCCATCGCCTTGGCCTATGTGCACAGTGACTACTCCTACTCGCCGAGCCAGCTGGCTCGGGATCTGGGGGACTGGGCTTTTTACGGGGCTCTCGGCGTGCTGTGCTACTCGGTGTTCTTCCTGAGCGGGTGGCTGGTCGACAGGTCAAAACTTCTACTGAGAGCCAAGGGACTTCTGGAGACCGTTTTCCGTCACCGGTTCACTGTGTGGATCCATCGCATCAACCTGGTGGTCGTAGGGATGATCTGGCTGCACGCCCACCTGCTCGTGAGAGTGAATCAGTACTTCGCGTTCATGACGCTGTTCGATCTGTACACGGTGACGGTGCTGGCCATCTACACCTGGAAGAAGTGGATAGCACCCGACACCTTCCTGCGCGGTTCCATCATGATCAATGACGCTCTCGGTGAGTCGACCCGCAGAGTGTGTGTGGATCTCGACAGCAAGGCGGCGACCCTGCGGCCGGGCGACTTCTTCTTCCTCAGTTTCGAAGGATCGCCTTCCGTGAGCGGAGAATGGCATCCATTCTCAGTGACCGACGACAACCAGAAGACCTTGACCTTCACCATTCGTCAGCACGGAGACTTCACACGCCGTCTCGACAGGGTCGAGGTGGGAACACGGGTGCGTCTTGAGGGGCCGTTCGGCCGCTTCGAATCGATCGTCCAGAATCGAGACCGTGAAGCTCCGCTCGTCCTGATCGGGATGGGTGCAGGCGTATCAGCGCTGCTCAGCCTGGCGGCAGCTCACCACACCTCGCGAGAGATCCACCTGTTGTGGGCCGTACGCAGCCCGGAAGACGCCTATTTCCGGGACGTGCTCAAGGAGTACGAAGCAGCGACTGGCAGCCGATTGCGGGCCACTGTCAATGTCGGGCGGTTCCGTCGCGAAGATCTCGTCGGCATATTGCCCGCGGAGGTCATCGCGAAGGGTGCGTTCTTCATCGTGGGTCCGAACCTCGCCGTGTTGGCAAATCAGCGCATGCTTCGGCGAATAGGAGTCTCCGCGCGACGCATACACCAAGAACGGCTCACCATGTAG
- a CDS encoding carboxymuconolactone decarboxylase family protein, whose amino-acid sequence MADEPSRAQQLLGDLAPKMVELTDEVLFGDVWKREGLSPRDRSLITVSTLAATYRPEQLNSHLRLALQNGVTKDELVEALTHLAFYAGWPSGMGALTQLKAIVEETD is encoded by the coding sequence ATGGCAGACGAACCCTCACGAGCTCAACAACTGCTCGGCGATCTCGCACCGAAGATGGTCGAGCTGACCGATGAGGTGTTGTTCGGCGATGTGTGGAAGCGGGAGGGCCTGTCTCCGCGCGATCGCAGCCTGATCACGGTCTCCACCCTCGCGGCCACCTATCGGCCCGAGCAGCTCAACAGCCACCTGCGCCTGGCCTTGCAGAACGGTGTCACGAAAGACGAACTCGTAGAAGCCCTCACCCATCTGGCCTTCTACGCCGGATGGCCCAGCGGAATGGGCGCTCTCACACAGCTGAAAGCCATCGTCGAGGAAACGGACTAG
- a CDS encoding cupin domain-containing protein, translating to MEFLEKKPSSKGPAERFTGDVWVDMIAEGVAPSRLRVGVVRFAPCARTAWHRHAVGQTLHVTEGVGLVQARDGEVMVMRPGYTVHTPPGVWHWHGAAPDHFDGPPRHVGDCGLPRGARCRVG from the coding sequence ATGGAATTCCTTGAGAAGAAGCCTTCGTCCAAGGGCCCGGCGGAGCGGTTCACCGGGGACGTCTGGGTGGACATGATCGCGGAGGGTGTGGCGCCCTCACGGCTGCGGGTGGGGGTGGTGCGCTTCGCACCCTGCGCCCGCACCGCCTGGCATCGGCACGCCGTCGGGCAGACCCTGCACGTCACCGAGGGAGTCGGCCTGGTACAGGCCCGCGACGGCGAAGTCATGGTGATGCGTCCTGGCTACACCGTCCACACCCCTCCCGGCGTGTGGCACTGGCACGGCGCCGCACCCGACCACTTCGATGGCCCACCTCGCCATGTCGGAGACTGCGGGCTACCCCGGGGTGCCCGATGTCGAGTGGGGTGA